Proteins encoded by one window of Flavobacteriales bacterium:
- a CDS encoding SulP family inorganic anion transporter, which produces MGGLLSAIIGLPMGLAFGVQSGIYTAILLAFVVALFGGTKTLISDSPGPMTVVAATVVSLGLHEAGNIDAAWPLIVGTFVLAGIFEMIFDVLDFGKYVRFMPYPVLSGFMAGIGVIII; this is translated from the coding sequence ATGGGCGGGCTGCTCTCCGCAATCATTGGCCTTCCAATGGGGCTTGCTTTCGGAGTTCAATCGGGAATCTACACAGCAATTCTACTGGCATTTGTTGTCGCTCTCTTTGGAGGGACTAAAACACTTATTTCAGACTCGCCCGGACCCATGACCGTTGTCGCGGCGACGGTGGTTTCTTTGGGCCTTCACGAGGCTGGAAACATTGATGCTGCCTGGCCTTTGATCGTGGGCACTTTTGTGCTGGCCGGAATATTCGAAATGATCTTCGACGTGCTCGACTTCGGAAAGTATGTGCGCTTCATGCCCTATCCTGTGTTGTCCGGGTTCATGGCGGGCATTGGAGTAATCATTATTTAG